The proteins below are encoded in one region of Sporosarcina sp. FSL K6-1508:
- a CDS encoding D-glycero-alpha-D-manno-heptose-1,7-bisphosphate 7-phosphatase produces the protein MISLKVAFFDRDGTIIEDYPDHKWTDIKNPVFITDSIQTLKEVYQKGYEIIIITNQYLINEGLIAIEQYNDITAKMLFELSCKKIKVLDVFHCPHGRNEGCTCIKPQTGMIKNALMKYPAINIDQSFMIGDSIVDVELAINMEMKGFGIGVASTSNMKNIYELNSIKEVLTYI, from the coding sequence ATGATTTCATTGAAGGTTGCATTTTTTGATAGAGATGGAACAATTATTGAAGACTATCCGGACCATAAGTGGACGGATATAAAGAATCCTGTTTTTATAACCGATTCAATACAGACGTTAAAGGAGGTTTATCAAAAAGGATATGAAATAATAATCATAACGAATCAATACCTAATAAACGAAGGATTAATAGCAATAGAACAGTACAATGACATCACGGCAAAAATGCTTTTTGAGTTATCCTGTAAGAAAATCAAGGTACTAGATGTATTTCACTGCCCTCATGGCAGAAATGAAGGTTGTACCTGTATCAAACCTCAAACCGGAATGATTAAGAATGCATTAATGAAATACCCCGCTATAAATATTGATCAATCCTTTATGATCGGTGATTCAATTGTTGATGTAGAACTGGCTATCAATATGGAGATGAAAGGGTTTGGCATAGGGGTAGCTTCAACTTCCAATATGAAAAATATCTACGAACTAAACAGCATAAAAGAGGTACTCACGTATATATAA
- a CDS encoding RNA polymerase sigma factor — protein sequence MGLVNTLVKKAKKGDGEAFVALVQQYEDVLYRIASRMLKNEEDVADAMQEAIMSAYEKLHTLKNDAYFNTWICKILINQCNSILNKYKHFSTVDVDVLPEQRQDDVQNLELQDALDSLNKDYKIAFILYYIVGLNTKEIATFLKEPEGTIKSRLSRGKMLLRNNYYKSEGVFVNENGLRKGI from the coding sequence ATGGGATTAGTAAATACCTTGGTCAAGAAGGCGAAAAAGGGAGATGGAGAGGCATTTGTCGCTCTCGTACAGCAATATGAAGATGTATTGTACAGAATAGCCAGCAGGATGTTAAAAAATGAAGAGGATGTAGCGGATGCGATGCAGGAGGCAATTATGTCAGCTTATGAAAAATTACATACGTTAAAAAATGATGCGTACTTCAATACTTGGATTTGTAAAATACTCATCAATCAATGTAACAGTATATTGAACAAGTACAAGCATTTTTCAACGGTTGATGTCGATGTGTTGCCAGAACAGCGTCAAGATGATGTTCAAAACCTAGAGTTACAAGATGCACTGGATAGTTTAAATAAAGACTATAAAATAGCTTTTATCTTATATTACATTGTCGGTTTAAACACAAAAGAAATCGCTACATTTTTAAAAGAGCCGGAAGGGACAATCAAATCAAGACTTTCCAGAGGGAAGATGTTGTTGAGAAATAATTATTATAAAAGTGAGGGAGTGTTTGTGAATGAAAACGGACTTCGAAAAGGAATTTAA
- a CDS encoding GNAT family N-acetyltransferase, translating to MSELTIKELQTPDEIVEAFPIMKQLRTHLDEVTYLELVCEAQEKDRYQLFALQSDGEIVAVVGFKPMITLYYGRFVWVCDLVTDTTKRSSGYGENLLTYVHKWAKENSYESVALSSGLQRSEAHRFYEEKMDYDKVSYVFKKALI from the coding sequence ATGAGTGAATTAACGATTAAAGAGCTTCAAACACCTGATGAAATCGTTGAAGCATTTCCGATTATGAAGCAGTTACGAACACATTTGGATGAAGTTACATACTTGGAATTAGTCTGCGAAGCACAAGAGAAAGATCGCTACCAACTATTCGCTTTACAAAGTGATGGAGAGATCGTTGCAGTGGTTGGTTTTAAACCCATGATTACACTCTATTACGGCAGATTCGTATGGGTTTGTGATTTGGTGACTGATACAACAAAACGTTCTAGCGGCTACGGCGAAAATTTACTGACCTATGTCCATAAATGGGCAAAGGAAAATAGCTATGAAAGTGTTGCATTATCATCGGGTTTGCAACGTTCGGAGGCACATCGCTTCTATGAAGAAAAGATGGATTACGATAAAGTGAGCTATGTATTCAAAAAGGCTTTAATTTAA
- a CDS encoding sulfite exporter TauE/SafE family protein, with translation MTITIITLVVVAVFVGALMRSMFGFGEAIVSMPLLALLPIPLNTSVSLIGLAGLTVAALTVVGGWRHIERPVLIRLAISTVIGIPFGLVMLHLTPAIVITTGLGIFLIVFGVYSIIKKKLFKAIDRPLLNAKGWVLPFGFASGVLGSAYNFNGVPVVVYGTLRKWNPDRFRGTLQAHFLISGVLVVTGYALGGLWTVDSLILYGYSIPAILLATALGIFFNKRIPAKKFENYLFIIIIVLGVLLLMPRG, from the coding sequence ATGACCATAACGATTATTACACTTGTAGTAGTTGCTGTATTTGTTGGAGCATTGATGCGGTCAATGTTTGGTTTTGGGGAAGCAATTGTGAGCATGCCCCTACTTGCACTGCTCCCAATCCCGCTAAACACATCCGTCTCTCTGATTGGATTAGCCGGCCTTACCGTCGCCGCACTCACTGTCGTCGGTGGTTGGCGTCATATTGAACGTCCCGTTCTAATCCGATTAGCTATTTCAACAGTAATCGGAATCCCATTTGGACTCGTTATGCTTCATCTAACTCCTGCAATTGTAATTACAACTGGGCTTGGTATTTTTTTAATTGTCTTTGGTGTGTACTCAATAATTAAGAAAAAACTTTTTAAGGCAATCGATCGCCCGTTGCTAAACGCCAAAGGATGGGTATTGCCATTCGGTTTTGCTTCAGGAGTGCTTGGCAGTGCGTATAACTTTAATGGGGTGCCAGTTGTTGTCTATGGTACATTGCGAAAATGGAATCCAGATCGCTTTCGTGGCACATTGCAAGCTCATTTTCTTATATCTGGCGTTCTAGTTGTAACTGGATATGCTCTCGGAGGGCTGTGGACGGTTGACTCACTGATTCTTTATGGTTATTCTATTCCAGCTATCCTCTTAGCTACAGCATTAGGTATATTTTTCAATAAGCGAATTCCAGCTAAGAAATTTGAGAATTACTTATTCATTATTATCATTGTACTTGGCGTGCTATTGCTAATGCCCCGCGGATAA
- a CDS encoding HAD family hydrolase — MILKSIPFPNLHKMLTTLTNQSIVLGIISNGRGQFQMDTIMVLGIENYFETILISEKEGMKKPDPRIFKKALQQLNITANECIFVGDHPGNDVKASQDAGMLAVWKKDLQWEDVQADFIIHDLMEIPLIVENLANRTNYGN, encoded by the coding sequence ATAATTTTAAAGAGTATTCCATTTCCTAACCTGCATAAAATGTTAACAACGCTCACAAACCAATCGATTGTCTTAGGGATTATAAGTAATGGGAGAGGGCAGTTCCAAATGGATACTATCATGGTGCTCGGTATTGAAAACTATTTTGAAACGATTTTAATATCTGAAAAAGAAGGCATGAAAAAACCCGACCCACGAATATTCAAGAAAGCGTTACAGCAACTTAATATTACAGCGAATGAATGTATTTTTGTCGGAGATCATCCCGGAAATGATGTGAAAGCATCTCAAGATGCGGGGATGTTAGCAGTCTGGAAAAAGGATTTACAATGGGAAGACGTGCAAGCGGATTTCATCATACATGATTTAATGGAAATACCTCTAATTGTAGAAAATCTCGCCAATAGGACGAACTATGGCAATTAA